TTGTCTGTGCTTTATTAACAATACTTGAAATTGTTTCAGGCGTGAGTTGTTTCAGAAAATCGTTAAATTGTTTATCCATAATTATTTCCTCCTTTCGTTAGATTTTTAGATTAACTCGTTGGTAAGGGTCGCTAATCTAAGAATATTATATCAGAATGCACAATATATAGTATTACAATTTTATTTCATTACCGTATAAAGTGTATTTTAGAAAGGAATCTTATGTGGGAAGTGCTAAAAAAACATTTGAAAGCTAAAAAATTGACAATGGTTGAATTATCTAAAATGACAGGCATTCACAGGAACACTATTCAAAACATGCGTAACGAACGAATTTCGTTCAGGAACATGGTGAAAATCGCTGACGCACTAGATGTCAGTTTGGATGAATTTAGAAAATAAAAAAGCCACTGCGGGAACAGTGACTTACCAAAATTTACTTACTTAAATTATATCACAAGAAAGGATAAAAAGCTATGGAAGTGACATTAGTTAAAGAAGTTATTATTACACCGCTTCTGTTAAGTGATGAAACCGCTGCTAAGACCTTTAGTATTACACCGGAACACGCAGGAACATGCAGACGAGAAATGAAGGATATTCCACGCTGGAGTGTGCTCCTGTCGGATCACGGAAGATTAGTAGATGCTAAAGTGTTCAAGCGATACCTTGATTATAGAGGGAGTTTGGAGTGGAAGAACGAACTTGAGACGAACAGGAAGAAACTGAGGAAATTAAAGAAATGATTACAATCGGATTTTATGCAATGGCGGTGGTAGCTTTTATGGCTATTCGATACGGTTTTAAGCTGACAAAACAGATGAACTCAGATGAGTTTAGAGAAGAAATTTACAACGAGGAGCTAAAAGCTCGATTTGGGAAAGGAGTATCAGATAATGATTGGAAAAATGAATGTTATTGATGAGATTGAACGCTATGTGAAGTTACAGGGGCTATCCGTATCAAAAGCACAGCGTGAGGAGCTGGAAAGCATGTCGCAATACGAAGTGCTAATGATTCGAGACAGAGAGAGGGGTTTGGTGGTATGAGTAAAGCAGAGAGCATCCGCGTTTATTATCGTGAACATCCTGATGCGACCTATAAAGAAGTAGCTGAGGCGCTAAATTTGGAAGAAGGTTTTGTTCGCTCAAATGTTTATAGGGATATTAACCAATACAAAATCTGCGTTCGTAAAGAGGACGGTTCACTTGATTATGAGTTTTATTATAAAGCTGATGAAGAAAAGAAAGAGTTTTTAACCTATACGAAAGAGGTCTTGTTAGAGCTTGTCGAGCAATTGCGTAGTGCAAATCGACGGGAAACGGACAGCAATCAGATTCGGTTGAATTGCAAGGAAATTCGTTCGTTGTTACAGGAGATTGCAAAGTTATGACACAAGATGAATTAATAGAGCTAATGCATGATGATATGCCTATTGGAGTAAAGGAATTTATCCTGTTACGCGATGAAGCTATTCGCTGTATATTTTCCTTGAAATTAGGTTATCGACATGAACAAATGGATTATTTAACAGAATACATCCGTTTTTTAGAGGACTATTTTATGGAGGATTTATGAAGTTTTATGTAACAGAAAACAAACGACTCATCGTAGAAATGCACTCTTACGATAAATTTGACACCCAAGCCACAGGCTTTGTACCTATTCCTAAGACGAAGATTCTGATTTCGGAGAAAAGGTTTCTTGAGGAATTAACGGTTAACATTCGCGAAGCGATTGCTTCTGTTTTGAAAGAGTATCAATCTGGTGTTGCAGAACTTCCTTTAAAACCAGTATTTGATGAAAAGCGCAAACAAATTCAACATTCTTATGATACAGAAGAAGCAGTAGCAGATATTATCCGCAATTGGGATTGTGCGACATTGAGCGAGGAGGATTGGATATGAAGATTACGAAGGCGACAGAAATTGAACGGACCAAAAATTGGCGTGTCTTACTATACGGAAAGCCAGGTCTTGGGAAGACAAGTGTAATTAAAACCTTGAAAGGTAGAACATTAGTCCTTGATATGGACCATTCAAGCAAGGTTCTTGGTGGTGCAGAAAATATTGATGTCATTGAATTTAATCGAAATCATCCTTCTGAGTTTATGAATGTATTTTTAAAAGAGGTTGATGATGTACTGGAAGAATACGATAATCTTGTCATTGATAACCTCACCAGTTTTCAATCTGATTGGTTTGTGGAAGCAGGAAGGACATCGAAGAATGGTATTTCAAACGAGCTACAACATTACAATCAATGGACAAATTATTTTTTGCGAGTATTGACAGCGGTCTATTCTAAGCAAATTAATATATTTGTAACTGCTTGGGAGGATACGAGGGAGTTATCGCTAGATACAGGTCAGTTAATTACACAGTACGTCCCGCAGATTCGGTCTAATGTACTAAATCAACTACTTGGTTTAACAGATGTTGTTGGTCGTATCATTATCAACAGCAAGACAAGTAATCGTGGGGTTGTCTTAGAGGGTTCAGAAGGAACATATGCTAAAAATCGTTTAGATGGTCGTACAGCTTGTTCGATAGAGAAGTTGTTCAGCTTTGAAGGGAGTGATGACTAATGGCTTACGAATTATTTGATTATCAGTTAGACCTAATCGCACAGGCACGCAACCATATAGCTGACAAAAATGTTATGATTGTCAGCCCTCCTGGGAGCGGTAAGTCCGTTGTGATTTCGGAAATTATTAAACGTGCGACAGATAAAGGCGGAACGGTCCTATTTCTAGTTCATCGTAAAGAGTTGATTGAACAAATAACACATAGTTTGACAGTTCATGGAGTCAATTTATCGCAAGTAGTTCTATTGACGGTTGGAAAAGCTAAAAATAGATTAGCTGTTCTTAAAAAACCAACTCTCATTATTACAGACGAGGGACATCACGGAAAAGCGAGCACCTACCAAACAATCTACGATTACTTTTCAGATGTACCACGGCTTGGGTTTACTGCAACCCCGTGGCGAATGTCAGGTGCCGGTTTTACAGATACATACGATGTCATGGTTGAAGGAAAATCAGTGCAATGGCTGATTGATCATCAACGTTTAGCAGATTGCAGATACTACAGCCTATTGGCTATTGATACATCAAAGCTTAAAACCAGAAATGGTGAGTATACGAACAGCTCGATTGACGAAGCATTTGGTAAGGCAATTTATGGTGATGTTGTTCGTGAATATCGTAAGAGGGCAGATGGTCAACAGGCTATCTTATACGCCCACTCAATAGAAGCGTCTAAGAGCTTTTCTAAGGAGTTCAACGAAGCAGGTATAGAATCAGTCCATGTAGATTCTAAAACCCCAAAAATCGAACGGGAGAAGCTCATGCAGGGTTTTAGAGATGGCGAGATTAAAGTTCTCTGTAATGTCGACTTAATCAGTGAAGGTTTCGATGTACCGGATTGTTCAGTGACGATTTTATGCAGGCCAACTAAATCACTTGTTCTTTATCTGCAACAGTCTATGCGATCTATGCGGTATAAACCAGGTAAGGTTGCGACTATTATAGACTGCGTGGTCAATTGG
Above is a window of Streptococcus sp. zg-86 DNA encoding:
- a CDS encoding DEAD/DEAH box helicase, with the translated sequence MAYELFDYQLDLIAQARNHIADKNVMIVSPPGSGKSVVISEIIKRATDKGGTVLFLVHRKELIEQITHSLTVHGVNLSQVVLLTVGKAKNRLAVLKKPTLIITDEGHHGKASTYQTIYDYFSDVPRLGFTATPWRMSGAGFTDTYDVMVEGKSVQWLIDHQRLADCRYYSLLAIDTSKLKTRNGEYTNSSIDEAFGKAIYGDVVREYRKRADGQQAILYAHSIEASKSFSKEFNEAGIESVHVDSKTPKIEREKLMQGFRDGEIKVLCNVDLISEGFDVPDCSVTILCRPTKSLVLYLQQSMRSMRYKPGKVATIIDCVVNWKIHSLPYTPHNWKAYFKGGWKKARKSDNIIQAKQCPECSAMWPLIQSVCDLCGYDFGEREQAEKERIEAELVEIKRQEFQLMRTAGCKYGSDLSQNWQIAKARAKVNGGKPLYTLLFYYVGNAKMRVSDDDIIRMTGVSSREYQNARKWVEKQKNKIITRY
- a CDS encoding AAA family ATPase, whose translation is MKITKATEIERTKNWRVLLYGKPGLGKTSVIKTLKGRTLVLDMDHSSKVLGGAENIDVIEFNRNHPSEFMNVFLKEVDDVLEEYDNLVIDNLTSFQSDWFVEAGRTSKNGISNELQHYNQWTNYFLRVLTAVYSKQINIFVTAWEDTRELSLDTGQLITQYVPQIRSNVLNQLLGLTDVVGRIIINSKTSNRGVVLEGSEGTYAKNRLDGRTACSIEKLFSFEGSDD
- a CDS encoding helix-turn-helix domain-containing protein; the encoded protein is MWEVLKKHLKAKKLTMVELSKMTGIHRNTIQNMRNERISFRNMVKIADALDVSLDEFRK